The DNA region ACTTACACATCTCGCTTAGTAATTATTTTCCGTTCCCACTAACTAGCTCCGAAGTAACCAGAagtaaaaaaagaagaagaagaaaatctAATCGTGGCCCGCGGCCTTGGTGGTGATCCCGAAGCCGAAGGGGAACAGCGGGTCGTAGCGCTTGTCGCCGTAGTTCATCGGCAGCTGGTCCACCGACTTGAACCACGTCCGCGGCAGCTTCCCCGTGAACCCGTAGTCCCCGAACAGCACGTCGGCGACGCCCTGCCCCTCCGTCCCCGGCAGCCACGCGGCGACCAGCGCGTCCATGTACTCCACGTACGGCTGCACCACCAGCGGCCTGCCCGACACGACGAGCACCACGCACTTGACGAGCCCGCACACGTCCTTGATCACCTCGGGCCCCGGCGACGGGATCGTCAGGTTCTGGTTGTCGCCGGCCGTCTCCGCGTAAGGCGGCTcgcccaccgccaccaccgcgtAGTCGTACTCGCCGGCGCCCTTGGCCAGGTCGTCCTTGTCCGGGCGCTCCACGTAGTCCACCGTCGTGTTCTTGCTCACCGCCTTCTTGATCGCCTCCAGGATCGTGGTGCCGGCGCCGGTGAGGTTGTTGCCGCTCTCGCCCTGCCACTTGATGGTCCAGCCGCCGCACTGGTTGCCCAGGTCGTGCGCGTGGCTGCCGGCGACGAGGACCTTCTTGGCGTTCTTGGACAGCGGCAGCATCCCCTCCTTGTgccccttcttgctgttcttgAGCAGGACGAGGGACTTGCGGACGGCCTCGCGCGCGATCGCCCGGTGCTCCTTGGAGCCGAGCTCCTTGGCGAGGCGCGGGTCCGGGAGCGGGTCCTCGAAGAGGCCCATGGTGAACTTGACCCGGAGGATCCGGCTGACGGCGTCGTTGACGCGGTCCAGCCTGATCTGCCCCGCCTTCACCTGCTTCACCACGTCGGCGACGAACTCGGGGTAGTCGTAGGGGATCATCACCATGTCGATGCCGGCGTGAATGGTCTCCTCGATGGAGTGGTAGTAGTGCTTGTGCGGCGGGTTGGTGATCCGGTCCACGGCCTGCCAGTCCGTGATGACGAAGCCCCTGAAGTTCATCTTGTTCTTGAGCGTGTCGGTGATGAGGAACTTGTTCTCGTGCATCTTCACCCCGTTGAAGCTGGAGTAGGAGATCATGACGGTGGAGATGCCCTTGATGACGGCGTTGTCGTAGGGCGGCATGTGGATGCGCATCAGGTCGTGGAAGCTCAGCACCGTGTTGTTCTCGTTGATTCCGCGCTgcgtgccgccgtcgccgacgaAGTGCTTGGCGCACCCGGCCACCTTCTTGGacccgccgacgaaggggacgCCCTTGGGGTGCTTCGAGGGCACGTCGCCCTGCAGCCCGGTCACCATGCTGGAGGTCATCAGCTGCACAAGCCTCGTGTCCTCGCTGTAGCTCTCGTAGCACCGGCCCCACCGCGGGTCACGGCACACCTGATGATGGCATTGACACGCATGTCATGTATACATCCACCTTCAGTTCATCATCACTCCATCGACGTACTTCTCGACAGAAATTTCAGTTCAGTTCAGTTCAGAACGAAGATGGACAGCAAGAATAAAGGCATGGGTTACCGCGACGCATGGCGCGAAAGTGTAGGGGATGCCGGTGGCCCTGGCCTCGTGCGCCGTGGCGTCCCCGATCCGCTTCACCAGGTTGGGGTCCCTGGTGGCGCCGAGGCCGACGTTGTGGGGGAAGATGGTGGCATTGTAGACGTTGTTGTTGCCGTGCACGGCGTCGATGCCGTAGATGATGGGGATGCCGAGGCGTGTCTTGAGCGCCGCCTTCTGCATCGCGGCGACCATCTTCTGCCAGACGGACGCCGTCGCCTTCTCCGACGgcacgctgccgccgccgctcagcaCGCTACCTGCACGCACCCCCGCCATGTCACGTCCACGCAAATGCACACTAGCTAGCTAGTTCATACAACAGCACACGGCGGCGGGCGACGAAGACTGACCGACGAAGTACTTTTCGATGACCTCGGTGGTCGCGTTGGCCCGCTCGATCTGCGACATCTGGCCGATCTTCTCCTCCAGCGTCATCCGGTTGAGGAGGTCGTCCACGCGCTCGTTGATCGGCTGCTTCGGGTCCTTGTACTTGACGTACTCCGCCTTCgccttctccgccgccgccgccggcaggaGGACGGCGGCCACGAGGAGGCACGCgaccgcggcggccggcggcgagcgcgccATCGTGGAAGAAACGAACCGACTCGACCTCATATCCCTGCACGCAGCAGAACACGTTAGAATGCGACGTCGAAGAGGCAGAACCCGACGATTCGTAAGCACGGGAACAAGCTGAACCCGCAGCGGCTCTTGGACTGACCAGTCAGGATTCAGGAAGGATGCGAGCTGGTGGTGGGGAAGGAAGGAGACCGGACAGGAGGAGGTGGCCGAGCCGGCGCGGGATTTATAGCGGAGGGCGCACGGCGCGATCGGCCCCCGCGCGCTTATCCTTCGCCGGCGGTTGCAACGAGCCGAGAGTGATCCGCTCCATGGCGGTCAGCTGAAAGACCGGGCCTCTCGAGCAGGGCTGATCGGCCACCGTGCGCTTGGTCTTCCAAACCGTTATTACTCTCTTGGTTCGGCGAGCCGGCCATGGAGATTGAATTCGGGCAAGGGATTGGTCTTCATTCCGCGGCTGGCCGATCGAGAGGATTGCGGGATGGATTTGCACGGCGCGTAGGCCGCAGATCGTTGCGTTGGTCTGGCCCAGCCCGTGAATGGAGGATAGGGCGGGGAGACGTTTTCATCAGCTCGATAGCTGTCGTAGAAATCATACCATTTCACAATCACTTCAGTGTATTTctctaaaaaaaagaaaacaaccTATTGCGTTGAATCCTGAATTCCTGATTCTAACAGAACAGCCGGTTTCACTCTAGTTTGGGGAAGGAAGCCCATCTCGCTTCTCGCAGTAAGCAAGATCAATAAAAACTGATCTTGTGTGCATTGCAACTCAATCACTGATGCGACAACCAAACTACAACAGTTTCGATGTAATTGTACGTCCTACAACAAGCACTTGTGTACTATTTGAGATTGAGAACTCTGACCACTTGGATGGTTCATGCCTACGTGCACTATTTCCGCGCTTGTGTACAGTGTGCACTATTGCATTGGCACAATCCTCTCTGATATTTCAGCACTGACAAAACGCCTAAGTTTAAGATAAGAGCCGAGTACTACCCATCACTATACAAACACACTTGAACCGTGGAAACGACCCGTATCATATCACGTCGTCGGCCTTGGACGCCACGGGATTGGCCGTCAGGGGGTACCCGTGGTTCCCATGCACCGACTGCTCGTACGTCTCGCCGTCGCCCCACACCGCGTACGCGTCCTCCCCGTGGATCgcgtcgtcgccggccgccagctGCTCCTCGCCGAGCCGGAGCGGCACCAGCAGCCCGACGACCAGGCACACCGCGCTCGTCACGGCCACGTTGAGCGCCGCGACGAAGGCGATCCCGGCCAGCTGCACGCCCACCTGCCGGAGGCCCGCGGCGGGGCGCCCGTCCCTGACCGCGTACGCGAGGCCCACGTACCGGGGGTCGTCGCCGAAGAAGAGGCGGCAGAGCCGCGGCTCCGCGAGGACCCCCGTCAGCACGCCGCCGAGGCTGCCGGCCACGCCGTGCGTGTGGAGCACGGCGAGCGTGTCGTCCACGCGCTTCAGGAACCGGCTCCGCTTGTGCAGCACCATCATGGTACACCACGGCACGCTCCCGGAGACGACGCCCATGAGCATCGCCGCCCAGCCCTGGACCAGCCCCGCGGCGGGGGTGATGCACACGAGGCCGGTGATCATGCCCTGGACGGCGCCGATCACGGAGGGCCGCCCGAAGACGAGGCAGTCGAGGCAGAGCCAGACCAGGAGGCTGGTGGCCGTGCAGAAGTGCGTGTTCACGACGGCGACCGACGCGTCGATGTTGGCGGCGTACGGCGCGCCGCCGTTGAACCCCGTCCACCCCATCCACAGCAGCCCCGCGCCGGCGAGCGTCAGGAGGATGTTGTTCGGTGGGAACGCCTCCCTGTCCTTCGCCGACCTCGGACCGACCTGCCCATTGATGATTGTAATTAAT from Panicum hallii strain FIL2 chromosome 9, PHallii_v3.1, whole genome shotgun sequence includes:
- the LOC112876527 gene encoding uncharacterized protein LOC112876527; the encoded protein is MARSPPAAAVACLLVAAVLLPAAAAEKAKAEYVKYKDPKQPINERVDDLLNRMTLEEKIGQMSQIERANATTEVIEKYFVGSVLSGGGSVPSEKATASVWQKMVAAMQKAALKTRLGIPIIYGIDAVHGNNNVYNATIFPHNVGLGATRDPNLVKRIGDATAHEARATGIPYTFAPCVAVCRDPRWGRCYESYSEDTRLVQLMTSSMVTGLQGDVPSKHPKGVPFVGGSKKVAGCAKHFVGDGGTQRGINENNTVLSFHDLMRIHMPPYDNAVIKGISTVMISYSSFNGVKMHENKFLITDTLKNKMNFRGFVITDWQAVDRITNPPHKHYYHSIEETIHAGIDMVMIPYDYPEFVADVVKQVKAGQIRLDRVNDAVSRILRVKFTMGLFEDPLPDPRLAKELGSKEHRAIAREAVRKSLVLLKNSKKGHKEGMLPLSKNAKKVLVAGSHAHDLGNQCGGWTIKWQGESGNNLTGAGTTILEAIKKAVSKNTTVDYVERPDKDDLAKGAGEYDYAVVAVGEPPYAETAGDNQNLTIPSPGPEVIKDVCGLVKCVVLVVSGRPLVVQPYVEYMDALVAAWLPGTEGQGVADVLFGDYGFTGKLPRTWFKSVDQLPMNYGDKRYDPLFPFGFGITTKAAGHD
- the LOC112877232 gene encoding putative ammonium transporter 4 member 1, with translation MATEAAPEWLDKGDNAWQLAAATLVGLQSVPGLVILYGSIVKKKWAVNSAFMALYAFAATFVCWCLWAFRMSFGDRLLPFVGRPDFAALGQAFLTQQGFAGAYPAATLLFFQFVFAAITLILVAGSLLGRVNFRAWMLFVPLWLTFSYTIGAFSLWSPNGFLFKAGVMDFAGGYVIHLSSGIAGFTAAYWVGPRSAKDREAFPPNNILLTLAGAGLLWMGWTGFNGGAPYAANIDASVAVVNTHFCTATSLLVWLCLDCLVFGRPSVIGAVQGMITGLVCITPAAGLVQGWAAMLMGVVSGSVPWCTMMVLHKRSRFLKRVDDTLAVLHTHGVAGSLGGVLTGVLAEPRLCRLFFGDDPRYVGLAYAVRDGRPAAGLRQVGVQLAGIAFVAALNVAVTSAVCLVVGLLVPLRLGEEQLAAGDDAIHGEDAYAVWGDGETYEQSVHGNHGYPLTANPVASKADDVI